In Nicotiana tabacum cultivar K326 chromosome 2, ASM71507v2, whole genome shotgun sequence, the following proteins share a genomic window:
- the LOC142166355 gene encoding uncharacterized protein LOC142166355 yields the protein MKTYLEALDLWEAVQEDYDILPLPSNPTMAQIKSHKEKKIRKSKRKATLFVGVSATIFTRVMALKSVKEIWDYLKKKYRGDEIIRGMKVLNLIRKFELQKMKESETVKEYSDRLLGIVNKYEADAQVTNEEEKDHLFVATVLSTKKYDFWLIDSGCTNHKTYGKNLFKEFTSMENKKIRIRNGNYILAKGKGIIAISTNSGTKKISDVLYVPGIDQNLLSVGQLIEKGFKFLLSRTNRKIQGEVFGADTQHANAKLRYPREYAVDTLAPRYCSTNCLKSSSVK from the exons ATGAAGACTTACTTGGAGGCTTTAGATCTTTGGGAGGCCGTGCaagaggattatgatattctTCCGCTGCCTAGCAATCCCACCATGGCCCAGATCAAGAGTCACAAGGAAAAAAAAATCAGGAAATCAAAGAGGAAAGCAACTTTGTTTGTTGGTGTGTCTGCAACTATTTTCACGAGAGTTATGGCTCTTAAATCAGTAAAAGAAATTTGGGATTATCTGAAGAAAAAATATAGAGGAGATGAAATAATACGAGGCATGAAGGTGTTGAATTTAATAAGGAAATTCGAGTTGCAGAAAATGAAAGAATCTGAGACCGTCAAAGAATACTCCGATCGGTTGCTTGGCATTGTTAACAAG TATGAAGCAGATGCTCAAGTCaccaatgaagaagaaaaagatcacTTGTTTGTGGCAACTGTTCTTTCAACCAAGAAATATGATTTTTGGTTGATTGATAGTGGTTGTACAAACCACAAGACATATGGCAAAAATCTTTTCAAAGAGTTCACGTCTATGGAAAATAAGAAAATCAGAATTAGGAATGGTAATTATATTCTTGCTAAAGGAAAAGGAATTATTGCAATCTCAACAAATTCAGGTACTAAGAAAATTTCAGATGTTCTTTATGTTCCTGGTATTGATCAAAATTTATTGAGTGTTGGGCAACTAATAGAAAAAGGATTTAAA TTTCTTTTGTCAAGAACCAACAGGAAGATTCAAGGGGAAGTTTTTGGAGCTGATACCCAGCATGCCAATGCCAAACTCAGATACCCAAGAGAATATGCTG TGGACACATTGGCACCTCGCTACTGCTCGACAAATTGCTTAAAATCATCATCTGTGAAGTAA
- the LOC107798680 gene encoding high mobility group B protein 1, protein MKGGKGKGALRKETRSALKPVEDRKMGKRKATLKDDKRKAKKDKKAKKDPNKPKRPPSAFFVFLEEFRKTFKKENPNVKAVSAVGKAGGEKWKSMSAAEKAPYEAKAAKRKSEYEKLMNAYNNKQPESSDDDGEEEESERSKSEVHDEDAEGSGQGEEEEEEDDEEEEDEDDD, encoded by the exons ATGAAGGGTGGAAAAGGAAAAGGGGCGTTGAGAAAAGAAACAAGGTCTGCACTGAAGCCTGTTGAGGACCG AAAGATGGGGAAGAGAAAGGCTACGTTGAAGGACGATAAACGGAAGGCCAAGAAGGACAAAAAGGCCAAGAAAGATCCTAATAAGCCTAAGAGGCCTCCCAGCGCCTTCTTCGTATTTCT TGAAGAATTCAGGAAGACGTTTAAAAAGGAAAATCCTAATGTGAAGGCTGTATCAGCT GTCGGGAAAGCTGGAGGGGAGAAGTGGAAATCTATGAGCGCAGCT GAAAAAGCACCATATGAAGCCAAAGCAGCAAAAAGGAAGTCTGAGTATGAAAAGCTCAtgaatgcttacaacaacaagCAG CCGGAAAGCTCAGACGATGATGGCGAAGAAGAAGAATCTGAGAGGTCAAAATCGGAGGTACATGATGAAGATGCGGAGGGCAGCGGACAG ggtgaagaagaagaggaggaggatgatgaggaggaggaagatgagGATGATGATTGA
- the LOC107798677 gene encoding chlorophyll a-b binding protein CP29.2, chloroplastic — protein MATAAATSSFIGTRLPEIHSGAGRVQARFGFGTKKAAPKKAPKRQIPDRPLWFPGAKAPEYLDGSLVGDYGFDPFGLGKPAEYLQFDLDSLDQNLAKNLAGDVIGTRTEAVDVKSTPFQPYSEVFGLQRFRECELIHGRWAMLATLGALTVEWLTGITWQDAGKVELVEGSSYLGQPLPFSITTLIWIEVLVIGYIEFQRNAELDPEKRLYPGGSFFDPLGLAADPEKKATLQLAEIKHARLAMVAFLGFAVQAAATGKGPLNNWATHLSDPLHTTIFDTFGFFS, from the exons ATGGCTACCGCAGCTGCCACATCCTCATTCATCGGAACACGGCTGCCGGAGATTCACTCCGGTGCCGGCAGAGTCCAAGCCCGATTCGGATTCGGAACCAAAAAAGCCGCACCTAAAAAGGCTCCAAAAAGGCAAATCCCAGACAGACCGTTATGGTTCCCAGGAGCTAAGGCACCGGAATATCTCGACGGGAGTCTCGTCGGCGACTACGGATTCGATCCATTTGGTTTGGGGAAACCTGCTGAGTACTTGCAATTTGATTTGGACTCATTGGACCAGAATTTGGCTAAGAATTTGGCCGGTGACGTTATTGGGACCAGGACTGAAGCTGTTGATGTGAAATCGACACCGTTCCAGCCGTACAGTGAGGTGTTTGGACTGCAGAGGTTCAGAGAATGTGAGCTGATCCATGGGAGATGGGCTATGTTGGCTACACTTGGTGCTTTGACTGTTGAATGGCTCACTGGTATTACATGGCAAGACGCCGGAAAG GTTGAGTTGGTTGAGGGATCATCCTACTTGGGACAACCACTCCCATTCTCCATTACAACATTGATCTGGATTGAGGTCCTTGTTATTGGATACATTGAATTCCAAAGGAACGCTGAGCTTGACCCGGAGAAGAGGCTTTACCCTGGTGGATCATTCTTTGACCCATTGGGCCTTGCTGCTGACCCAGAGAAAAAGGCCACACTTCAACTTGCTGAGATCAAGCATGCCCGTCTTGCTATGGTTGCATTCTTGGGCTTTGCTGTCCAAGCTGCTGCTACTGGAAAAGGCCCACTTAACAACTGGGCTACCCACTTGAGTGACCCACTTCACACTACCATTTTCGACACCTTCGGCTTCTTCTCTTAA